Part of the Haloarcula laminariae genome is shown below.
CGACCAGGCCGGCCGCGCCGTCCGAGACCTGCGAGGCGTTGCCCGGCGTCACCGTGCCGTCGGACTTGAATACCGTCGGGAGGCCGGCGAGCGTTTCCAGCGACGTGTCCCGGCGGATGCCCTCGTCCTCGGTGACTTCGCCCTCGTCCGTCTCGATTTCCACCAGCTCGTCGTCGAAGCGACCCGAGTCCGTCGCGTCGGCGGCCCGCTCGTGGCTGCGTAGCGCGTACTCGTCCTGGCGCTCCCGGCTCACGGCCTCGGTCTCGGCGACCTTCTCGGCGGTCATCCCCATCTGGAGCTCGCCGACGTTGTAGTGTTCGGCCAGGCGCGGGTGGACGTTGTGGGTGTTCTCGCCCATCGGGACCCGCGACATCGACTCGACGCCGCCCGCGATGAGCACCTCCCGCTGGCCGGCCGCGATGGCGTCGGCGGCCCGCATCAGCGCCTCCGCGGAGGAGGCACACCAGCGGTTGATAGTCGACGCGGGGACGCGCTCGCCGAGGTCCGACAGCAGGGCGATGACCCGGGCGACGTTGTTGCCCTGTTCGCCCCGCTGCTGGGCACAGCCCCACAGCAGGTCGTCGACGGCGTCGGGGGCGACGCCCGTGCGGTCGAGTAAC
Proteins encoded:
- a CDS encoding thiolase family protein; this encodes MSTPVIVAAARTPQGKEDGALAGVRSEDLSVPLVNELLDRTGVAPDAVDDLLWGCAQQRGEQGNNVARVIALLSDLGERVPASTINRWCASSAEALMRAADAIAAGQREVLIAGGVESMSRVPMGENTHNVHPRLAEHYNVGELQMGMTAEKVAETEAVSRERQDEYALRSHERAADATDSGRFDDELVEIETDEGEVTEDEGIRRDTSLETLAGLPTVFKSDGTVTPGNASQVSDGAAGLVVTSRAFADENGLDVLAEVGAHEVVGVDPTVMGIGPVPAVRKLTERTGRAPGDYDLVELNEAFAAQTVYCQRELGFDDDSFNVNGGAIAIGHPLGASGARLPVTLVHEMNRRDAELGLATECVGFGQGAAIEFHRN